Proteins co-encoded in one Candidatus Margulisiibacteriota bacterium genomic window:
- a CDS encoding branched-chain amino acid transaminase, with protein MKYAFFKGKIVPFDQAKISIMTHAFNYGTGVFEGIRGYWNADKNQMFIVKLREHYERLQRSVNLGLKSEIKYTLDQLCDITVELAKKNGYKEDVYIRPLYYKSQEKIGLGLIGIEDDFCMFMSPFGNYLDISKGIKVCVSSWWRISAKSAPQGAKMTGTYFNSSLAKAEALEKGFDEAILLSHEKTVAEGSGENLFMVKDGQLITPPLSETILPGITRVCVMKLAADELGLKTVERRIQQAELYTADELFFCGTGAQIAPIAQVDEAVISGGVIGPITKKIQDLYFKAARGDNPKYADWSTPVY; from the coding sequence ATGAAATACGCGTTTTTTAAAGGCAAGATTGTCCCCTTCGACCAGGCTAAAATCTCCATCATGACCCACGCTTTCAATTACGGGACCGGGGTGTTCGAAGGGATTCGCGGCTATTGGAACGCCGATAAAAACCAGATGTTCATCGTCAAGCTCCGCGAACATTACGAACGGCTGCAGCGCTCGGTCAATCTCGGGCTGAAATCGGAGATAAAATATACTCTTGACCAGCTGTGCGACATCACGGTCGAATTGGCGAAAAAGAACGGGTACAAGGAAGATGTCTATATCCGGCCGCTTTATTACAAATCCCAGGAAAAGATCGGTCTGGGACTGATCGGGATCGAAGATGATTTTTGCATGTTCATGTCGCCGTTCGGCAACTATCTCGACATCAGCAAGGGGATCAAAGTTTGCGTTTCATCCTGGTGGCGGATCTCGGCTAAGTCGGCCCCTCAAGGAGCGAAAATGACCGGGACTTACTTTAACTCTTCCCTGGCTAAAGCGGAAGCGCTGGAAAAGGGTTTTGACGAAGCGATCCTTCTTTCGCACGAGAAAACGGTCGCCGAAGGTTCCGGCGAGAACCTGTTCATGGTCAAGGACGGCCAATTGATCACGCCGCCGCTTTCGGAGACGATCTTGCCGGGGATCACCCGGGTCTGCGTCATGAAGCTCGCGGCTGACGAGCTCGGCCTCAAAACCGTGGAACGCCGGATCCAGCAAGCGGAATTATACACCGCCGACGAACTCTTTTTCTGCGGGACCGGCGCGCAGATCGCGCCGATCGCCCAGGTTGATGAGGCGGTGATCTCGGGGGGAGTGATCGGGCCGATCACCAAAAAGATCCAGGACCTTTACTTCAAAGCGGCGCGCGGCGATAATCCGAAATATGCTGATTGGAGTACGCCGGTTTATTGA
- a CDS encoding arginine--tRNA ligase, with translation MLRSTIESSIKGALGLLGVNETVNFKVEVPPRKELGDYASNVAIVNAKTLKKAPLQIAKELVAEIEKLDQGKHFAKIEIVPPGFINFFLTDQAIEARLKEIVALDLAWGNSRHYQGRSILMEYVSANPTGPLHVGHGRWAVVGDCIARLFSAVGYKVEKEFYVNNVGNQVDKLYASVVASRAGQPVPENGYGGAYVKEIKGETIGEMLDFNLDEQKRILALVRVEFDRFFFENELHDQNLVRGAVEQLKRNHQTFEEGGAIWFKSQEHGDDKNRVLVREDGKPTYFAADVAYHLNKFNRGYDLMIDIWGTDHHGYVQRLKAALKALGLPAEKLEIIIGQLVALFRGDEQVRMSKRTGEMITLQEVVEETGADATRFFFAATDVNSHLDFDLELAKKRSSDNPVFYLQYGHARICGITRKGMGNGAEVKISELSTPAERQLIMKLIRWPEVVFDAAQLRHPHRICEYGKELATQFHSFYEQCKVLGNPSREYLADATRITLRNVLKLLGITAPETM, from the coding sequence ATGCTGCGATCCACCATCGAATCTTCGATCAAGGGGGCCTTAGGCCTCCTTGGTGTTAATGAGACGGTCAACTTTAAAGTTGAGGTCCCGCCGCGTAAAGAGCTGGGGGACTACGCTTCCAACGTCGCCATCGTCAACGCCAAGACCTTAAAGAAAGCGCCGCTTCAGATCGCCAAGGAACTGGTTGCCGAGATCGAAAAGCTCGACCAGGGAAAACATTTCGCCAAGATCGAGATCGTTCCCCCCGGCTTCATCAACTTTTTCCTGACCGATCAGGCGATCGAGGCCCGGTTGAAAGAGATTGTTGCTCTTGACCTAGCCTGGGGAAATAGCCGCCATTATCAAGGCCGCTCGATCCTGATGGAGTATGTCTCCGCTAATCCGACCGGACCGCTCCATGTTGGGCACGGCCGCTGGGCGGTCGTCGGCGATTGCATCGCCCGGCTGTTTTCCGCCGTCGGCTATAAGGTGGAAAAAGAGTTTTACGTTAATAATGTGGGCAACCAGGTCGACAAGCTCTACGCTTCGGTTGTTGCGTCGCGCGCCGGCCAGCCGGTCCCGGAAAATGGCTATGGCGGCGCGTACGTTAAAGAGATCAAAGGCGAAACGATCGGTGAGATGCTTGACTTTAATCTCGATGAACAAAAAAGAATTTTGGCTTTGGTCCGGGTTGAATTTGACCGGTTCTTTTTTGAAAATGAGCTTCATGATCAGAACCTGGTCAGGGGAGCGGTCGAACAACTAAAACGAAATCACCAGACCTTTGAAGAAGGAGGGGCGATTTGGTTCAAGTCCCAGGAACATGGCGACGATAAGAACCGGGTCCTGGTCCGGGAAGACGGAAAACCGACCTATTTTGCCGCCGATGTCGCTTATCATCTGAATAAATTCAACCGCGGCTATGATCTGATGATCGATATCTGGGGGACCGACCACCATGGTTATGTTCAGCGGCTCAAAGCGGCCCTTAAGGCGCTCGGTTTGCCGGCGGAAAAGTTAGAGATCATTATCGGCCAGTTGGTCGCCCTCTTCCGGGGGGACGAACAGGTCCGGATGAGCAAGCGGACCGGCGAGATGATCACTTTGCAGGAAGTGGTCGAAGAGACCGGGGCCGACGCGACCCGTTTCTTTTTTGCCGCGACCGACGTCAATTCCCATCTTGATTTCGACCTGGAGCTGGCCAAGAAACGCTCCAGCGATAATCCGGTCTTTTACCTGCAATACGGTCACGCCCGGATCTGCGGGATAACCAGGAAGGGAATGGGGAACGGAGCGGAAGTTAAAATCAGCGAGTTAAGCACGCCGGCGGAGCGGCAGTTGATTATGAAACTGATCCGCTGGCCCGAGGTGGTTTTTGACGCGGCGCAGCTGCGCCATCCCCACCGGATCTGCGAATACGGCAAGGAGCTGGCGACGCAGTTCCATTCATTTTACGAACAGTGCAAGGTCTTGGGCAATCCGTCGCGGGAATATCTGGCCGACGCGACTCGAATTACATTACGCAATGTGTTAAAATTACTTGGTATCACGGCTCCGGAAACGATGTGA
- a CDS encoding YtxH domain-containing protein, with product MGLKRLFKMFAIGGILGAIGGMLFAPGKGEETRAKLKESLEKGKEKFDEIKKNLKENQ from the coding sequence ATGGGTTTAAAAAGATTGTTCAAAATGTTTGCGATCGGCGGGATCCTGGGCGCGATCGGCGGGATGTTGTTCGCTCCGGGTAAAGGCGAGGAGACCAGGGCCAAATTAAAAGAATCCCTGGAAAAAGGGAAAGAAAAATTCGACGAGATCAAAAAGAATTTGAAAGAAAACCAATAA
- the pheA gene encoding prephenate dehydratase, with product MKVGYLGPEGTNSEEAGLLYVKKLKNADLISYATFSELLLAADRGKIDEAVVPIENSIEGTIGVVTDMLVKEVDLRIKAEFVMPIHHYLIAQKGIKLQEVTDVISNPPVLDQCRDFLRRKIKKVKLHLSYSSSDAVRQVAVSLGEKIIAHGKVKGSVFAAIGTKASAALYGLNIIASKINAKDNKTRFIVLAKKDHSRTGDDKTSIAFSIAKDRPGGLHDVLAEIAGRNINLTKIESRPSKKSLGDYYFFLDMQGHRGDPEIREVLGKIKKKTSFLKLLGSFPRGT from the coding sequence ATGAAAGTAGGGTACCTCGGGCCTGAAGGGACCAACAGCGAAGAAGCCGGTCTCTTATACGTCAAAAAACTGAAAAACGCCGACCTGATCTCTTACGCCACTTTTTCCGAACTCCTCTTAGCCGCTGACCGCGGCAAAATTGATGAGGCGGTCGTGCCGATCGAGAATTCGATCGAAGGGACGATCGGGGTCGTCACCGACATGCTGGTCAAAGAAGTCGACCTCCGGATCAAAGCTGAATTTGTCATGCCGATCCATCATTACCTGATCGCCCAGAAAGGGATCAAGCTCCAGGAAGTGACCGATGTCATCTCCAATCCGCCGGTCCTCGACCAATGCCGGGATTTTTTACGCCGGAAAATTAAAAAGGTTAAGCTTCATTTGTCCTACAGTTCGTCCGATGCCGTCCGGCAGGTCGCGGTTTCGCTGGGGGAAAAGATCATTGCTCACGGCAAGGTCAAAGGGAGCGTCTTTGCCGCGATCGGGACCAAGGCTTCGGCCGCGCTTTACGGTTTGAATATCATCGCTTCTAAGATCAATGCTAAAGATAATAAGACCCGGTTTATCGTGCTGGCGAAAAAGGACCATTCCCGGACCGGCGACGACAAGACTTCGATCGCTTTTTCGATCGCCAAAGACCGCCCCGGCGGGTTGCATGACGTTTTAGCGGAGATTGCCGGCCGCAACATCAACCTGACCAAGATCGAGTCCCGGCCGTCGAAAAAGTCGCTGGGTGATTATTATTTCTTTCTCGATATGCAGGGGCATCGCGGCGATCCGGAGATCCGGGAAGTTTTGGGCAAGATCAAAAAGAAGACCTCGTTCCTGAAACTGCTCGGTTCCTTTCCCAGAGGAACTTAA
- a CDS encoding cytidine/deoxycytidylate deaminase family protein: MRPSWDDYFMKIAHDVAERATCVKRSVGAVIIKDKRILASGYNGAPRGFKHCTAETCIRKQMDIPSGQRHELCRGLHAEQNAIIQAAWHGVKIEGGTLYCTFQPCVICVKMIINAGLVKLVYEGGYPDALASEMLKDSKLEVVKYESRVPRA; encoded by the coding sequence ATGAGGCCCTCCTGGGACGATTATTTCATGAAGATCGCGCATGACGTGGCCGAACGGGCGACCTGCGTCAAACGGAGCGTTGGCGCGGTCATTATCAAAGACAAACGGATCCTCGCCTCCGGTTATAACGGCGCGCCCCGCGGCTTCAAGCATTGCACCGCTGAAACCTGCATCCGCAAACAGATGGATATCCCTTCCGGTCAGCGGCACGAACTTTGCCGCGGTCTCCATGCCGAACAAAATGCTATAATCCAGGCTGCCTGGCACGGGGTTAAGATCGAAGGCGGGACTCTCTACTGCACCTTTCAGCCCTGCGTCATCTGTGTTAAGATGATCATTAATGCCGGACTGGTGAAACTGGTCTATGAAGGCGGCTATCCCGACGCTCTGGCAAGTGAAATGCTGAAGGATTCCAAGTTGGAGGTTGTTAAATATGAAAGTAGGGTACCTCGGGCCTGA
- a CDS encoding transketolase family protein, producing the protein MSEKKLAATRDAYGKALAQLGKENPNVVVLDADLSASTKTAEFGKLFPDRFFNMGVAEQDMIGTAAGLAACGKIAFASTFAVFGSGRAWDQVRLSVAYTRANVKIVVTHAGIVTGEDGASHQANEDIAIMRVIPNMTVVVPSDSVETEKVIREAAKFHGPMYIRLSRPKTPIINDENYTFKIGKGFILREGKDLTIFACGIMVATALDAAEELAKKGIEAQVVNLSTIKPLDKQLIVECAAKTGAVVTVEEHSILGGLGGAVAEVLVENCVVPMVRVGLKDVFGESGKPDELLVKYGLTAEAIEKAARAVLKRKK; encoded by the coding sequence ATGAGCGAAAAGAAATTAGCCGCCACCCGCGACGCTTACGGCAAAGCCTTGGCCCAGCTGGGGAAAGAGAACCCGAACGTCGTGGTCCTGGACGCCGATCTTTCCGCTTCGACCAAAACGGCGGAGTTCGGGAAATTGTTCCCGGATCGTTTCTTTAATATGGGGGTTGCCGAGCAAGATATGATCGGGACCGCGGCCGGCTTAGCCGCCTGCGGCAAGATCGCCTTTGCTTCGACCTTTGCCGTCTTTGGCTCCGGCCGGGCCTGGGACCAGGTCCGTTTGTCGGTCGCCTATACGCGGGCTAACGTTAAGATCGTCGTTACTCACGCCGGGATCGTGACCGGGGAAGACGGCGCTTCCCATCAGGCCAATGAAGACATCGCCATCATGCGGGTTATTCCGAACATGACGGTCGTGGTCCCGTCCGATTCGGTCGAGACCGAAAAGGTTATCCGCGAAGCGGCTAAATTCCACGGACCGATGTATATCCGCTTGAGCCGACCTAAAACGCCGATCATCAACGATGAAAACTACACCTTTAAGATCGGTAAGGGCTTTATTCTGCGAGAAGGAAAAGACCTGACGATCTTTGCCTGCGGCATTATGGTCGCGACCGCTCTTGATGCCGCCGAAGAGCTGGCCAAGAAGGGGATCGAAGCGCAGGTTGTTAACCTTTCCACTATCAAGCCGTTAGACAAACAACTGATCGTCGAGTGCGCCGCTAAGACTGGGGCGGTTGTGACGGTCGAGGAACATTCGATCCTCGGCGGACTCGGCGGCGCCGTGGCCGAAGTCCTGGTCGAGAATTGCGTCGTTCCGATGGTTCGGGTCGGCTTGAAAGACGTTTTCGGCGAATCCGGCAAGCCGGACGAGCTGCTGGTTAAATACGGTTTAACCGCTGAAGCGATAGAAAAAGCTGCCCGCGCTGTGTTAAAAAGGAAAAAATGA
- a CDS encoding transketolase, whose amino-acid sequence MSGDEIKKLQEKAAVLRKHVIQMTCAASSGHPGGSLSAADIITVLYFHTLRHNPKDPGWTERDRFVMSKGHAAPVLYSALAEAGYFPAKYLKTLRQMGSSLQGHIDMLSLPGIEMSTGSLGQGLSAANGMALAGRLDKKDYRVYCLMGDGECQEGQIWEAAMTAGHRKLDNLTAIVDHNKYQIDGKVEDIKNINPFEDKWKAFGWHVIRCDGHSIKALISALDSAKKIKGKPTVIIADTIKGKGVSFMEAAPLSFHGSPPTPEQEKQALCELCKIEDSKQ is encoded by the coding sequence ATGAGCGGCGACGAGATAAAAAAATTACAAGAAAAAGCGGCTGTTTTGCGCAAACACGTGATCCAAATGACCTGCGCCGCTTCTTCCGGACACCCGGGCGGTTCGCTTTCGGCCGCCGATATCATCACCGTCCTTTATTTCCACACTTTAAGACATAATCCCAAAGATCCCGGTTGGACCGAGCGGGACCGTTTTGTGATGAGCAAGGGGCATGCCGCTCCGGTTTTGTATTCCGCCCTGGCTGAAGCCGGCTATTTTCCGGCCAAATATCTCAAAACCCTCCGTCAGATGGGGAGTTCGCTCCAGGGGCATATCGATATGCTCTCGCTTCCCGGGATTGAGATGTCGACCGGTTCCCTCGGGCAGGGGCTCTCTGCCGCCAATGGGATGGCGCTGGCCGGGCGGTTGGACAAAAAAGATTACCGGGTCTACTGTTTGATGGGTGACGGCGAATGCCAGGAGGGGCAGATCTGGGAGGCGGCGATGACCGCCGGTCACCGCAAGCTCGATAACCTCACCGCGATCGTCGACCACAATAAATATCAGATCGACGGCAAGGTCGAGGATATCAAGAACATCAATCCTTTTGAGGATAAATGGAAAGCTTTTGGCTGGCACGTGATCCGCTGTGACGGCCATTCGATCAAAGCGCTGATCAGCGCGCTGGATAGCGCTAAGAAGATCAAGGGGAAGCCGACCGTAATAATTGCCGACACTATTAAAGGAAAAGGGGTCAGCTTCATGGAAGCGGCGCCGCTAAGCTTCCACGGCTCACCCCCTACCCCGGAGCAGGAAAAACAGGCTCTTTGCGAACTTTGTAAAATAGAGGATAGTAAACAATGA
- the murB gene encoding UDP-N-acetylmuramate dehydrogenase, whose protein sequence is MKYLKDELLKKHTSFRIGGPARLFCAPKNQAELAEAIAYAKEKKLKRAILGAGTNVLALDKGFRGLVIKLSGGLKRIYFKDNLLHAEAGVYLPQLVQAALRRHLIGLEFLAGIPGTVGGAVVMNAGAWGREIANCLEYVKVIDRNGEEQLLKKKELGFGYRKSGVEKKGLTVVEAVFKLKSGSAKASRQKIQEYLAQRKVKQPLGIPNAGSVFKNPNKKAAGQLLEAAGCKGLRCGDAQVSEKHANFIVNLGEASSRDILKLMTKLQKAVQDKFKVCLEPEIKIMVE, encoded by the coding sequence ATGAAATACCTTAAAGATGAATTGTTAAAAAAACACACCTCGTTTCGGATCGGCGGGCCGGCCCGGTTATTCTGCGCTCCCAAGAACCAGGCGGAGCTGGCCGAAGCGATCGCTTACGCTAAAGAGAAGAAACTTAAACGAGCTATTCTTGGCGCCGGGACCAACGTTCTGGCGCTGGATAAGGGGTTTCGCGGGTTGGTCATTAAACTTTCCGGCGGCTTAAAACGGATCTATTTCAAGGATAACCTGCTTCATGCCGAAGCGGGGGTTTATTTGCCGCAGTTGGTCCAGGCGGCCCTGCGCCGTCATCTTATCGGCCTGGAATTTTTAGCCGGGATCCCGGGGACGGTTGGGGGAGCGGTCGTCATGAATGCCGGGGCCTGGGGGCGGGAGATCGCAAATTGTCTGGAATACGTTAAAGTGATCGATCGGAACGGCGAGGAACAGCTTTTGAAAAAAAAGGAGCTGGGCTTCGGCTACCGCAAGAGCGGAGTTGAAAAAAAGGGGCTGACGGTGGTGGAAGCCGTTTTTAAGTTGAAAAGCGGTTCGGCCAAAGCGAGCCGCCAGAAGATCCAGGAATATCTGGCCCAGCGAAAAGTTAAACAGCCGCTGGGGATCCCGAATGCCGGCAGTGTTTTCAAGAACCCAAACAAAAAAGCGGCCGGACAATTGCTGGAGGCGGCTGGCTGTAAAGGCCTGCGCTGCGGCGACGCCCAGGTCTCGGAAAAGCACGCTAATTTTATCGTTAATCTAGGCGAGGCTTCGAGCCGTGATATCTTAAAGCTGATGACCAAACTGCAGAAAGCGGTGCAGGACAAGTTTAAAGTTTGCCTTGAGCCCGAGATTAAAATTATGGTAGAATGA
- the murC gene encoding UDP-N-acetylmuramate--L-alanine ligase gives MSSLDFNKVKSIHLVGIGGCGVSGLAKILHEMGLKVSGSDIKENPNTVRLKDMGVKIQIGHDANNVRGIDLVVYSSAVTFENPELKEAQAKQIPIIKRAEMLAWIMSRSQNRIAIAGTHGKTTTTAMCAKVLDAAKLNPTFLIGCDMDYVGGNAKMGSGGFCVAEADESDSSFLFLSPTIEVITNIEEDHMEHFGNIDELLRTFEAFAARVPSTGFILVDGTDPNNRRLMERVGKRFITYGLDPAMEYSAKNLKFSKFNSTFILQKKGEDIGEVALAVPGWQNVLNSLAVFAIGFEFGIDFSLMVGALQTFVGARRRFSIVGEQDDIMIIDDYAHHPTEIKATLSAARSGWPGRKIVCVFQPHRYTRTKILKDRFATAFGDADRVIISDIYAASEKPIPGITGRTIAILLDKEKASYIPKKEKIVEQLMKEIKPGDIVLTVGAGDIHTVGKEILLRLKMRE, from the coding sequence ATGTCATCGCTTGATTTTAATAAAGTAAAAAGTATCCATCTGGTCGGGATCGGCGGGTGCGGGGTTTCCGGGCTGGCCAAGATCCTGCATGAGATGGGCCTTAAGGTCAGCGGCTCCGACATCAAAGAAAACCCCAATACCGTCCGCCTAAAAGACATGGGGGTCAAGATCCAGATTGGCCACGACGCCAATAACGTCCGGGGGATCGATCTGGTCGTCTATTCTTCGGCAGTGACCTTTGAAAATCCGGAACTGAAAGAGGCCCAGGCGAAACAGATCCCGATCATCAAACGGGCGGAGATGCTCGCCTGGATCATGTCCCGCTCGCAGAACCGGATCGCGATCGCCGGGACCCACGGCAAGACGACGACCACCGCCATGTGCGCCAAAGTTCTCGACGCCGCCAAACTGAACCCGACCTTCTTGATCGGCTGCGACATGGACTACGTCGGCGGCAACGCCAAGATGGGGAGTGGCGGCTTCTGTGTCGCCGAAGCGGACGAATCGGACAGTTCTTTTCTTTTCCTTTCCCCGACGATCGAAGTCATCACCAATATTGAAGAAGACCACATGGAGCATTTCGGTAATATCGACGAACTCCTCCGGACCTTTGAGGCGTTTGCCGCCCGAGTTCCTTCGACCGGTTTTATCCTGGTCGACGGGACCGATCCCAATAATCGCCGGCTGATGGAGAGGGTCGGCAAGCGTTTCATCACCTACGGGCTCGATCCGGCGATGGAATACAGCGCCAAGAACCTTAAGTTTTCCAAATTTAACTCGACTTTTATTCTCCAGAAAAAAGGGGAGGATATCGGCGAGGTGGCCCTGGCGGTCCCCGGCTGGCAGAATGTCCTCAACAGTCTGGCGGTCTTTGCCATCGGCTTTGAGTTTGGGATCGATTTTTCCCTGATGGTCGGCGCTTTGCAGACCTTTGTCGGCGCCCGCCGCCGTTTTTCGATCGTCGGCGAGCAAGATGACATTATGATCATCGACGACTACGCCCATCATCCGACCGAGATCAAGGCGACACTTTCTGCCGCCCGTTCCGGGTGGCCGGGACGCAAGATCGTCTGTGTTTTCCAGCCGCACCGTTACACCAGGACCAAGATTCTTAAAGATCGGTTTGCCACCGCTTTCGGCGATGCCGACCGGGTGATCATCTCCGATATCTACGCCGCTTCGGAAAAGCCGATCCCGGGAATTACCGGTCGGACAATCGCCATTTTGCTCGACAAAGAAAAAGCGTCCTATATCCCGAAGAAAGAAAAGATCGTTGAACAGCTGATGAAAGAGATCAAGCCGGGCGATATTGTCCTGACGGTTGGGGCGGGCGATATCCATACCGTCGGCAAAGAGATCCTGCTTAGATTGAAGATGAGGGAATAA
- the murG gene encoding undecaprenyldiphospho-muramoylpentapeptide beta-N-acetylglucosaminyltransferase — protein MKIAIVSGGTGGHIYPGIAIAEELKAHDPRAEIIFIGSAEGLEKELVPKAGFPIRLIRSRALLRKLSYKAISAPFVSLIGFFQALALLRKERPRLLLSTGGYASLPVVLAAKILSIPIYIHEQNVLPGVTNRFYARWAKKVFLSFEQSKQYLAGTVTGNPVRREILSYDRESSRTKLGCQPDERVVLVVGGSQGARTINRAVMGALPLINPGIRIIHVVGHRDYPEVLRQLAGRNYSFYKPVEYMYNMGEAIAAADLVVSRAGATAIAEFLTRGLPMILVPFPFSAEGHQDLNAQVVAEAGAGLFIKNSELTPEKFAVLVNDQTLNLTKMKGACRSLARPNAAKDILNVIA, from the coding sequence ATGAAGATCGCCATCGTTTCCGGCGGGACCGGCGGCCATATCTATCCGGGGATCGCGATCGCGGAGGAGTTAAAGGCTCACGATCCGCGAGCCGAGATAATATTTATCGGCAGCGCGGAAGGGTTGGAAAAAGAACTGGTCCCGAAAGCCGGCTTTCCGATCAGGCTGATCCGTTCGCGGGCGCTCCTGCGGAAACTTTCCTATAAAGCGATTTCCGCCCCCTTTGTTTCCTTGATCGGTTTTTTTCAGGCGCTCGCGCTTTTGCGAAAAGAACGGCCGCGGCTCCTCCTCTCAACCGGCGGTTACGCCAGTTTGCCGGTCGTCCTGGCGGCCAAGATTTTATCGATCCCGATCTACATTCATGAACAGAATGTTCTGCCGGGGGTGACCAACCGGTTCTATGCCCGCTGGGCAAAAAAAGTTTTCCTCTCGTTCGAACAGTCGAAGCAATATCTGGCCGGGACCGTGACCGGGAACCCGGTCCGGCGGGAGATCCTCTCTTATGACCGTGAGTCCAGCCGGACCAAGCTGGGCTGCCAGCCCGATGAACGGGTGGTCCTCGTGGTCGGCGGCAGTCAGGGAGCGAGAACAATCAACCGGGCGGTTATGGGCGCCTTGCCCCTGATCAATCCCGGGATCAGGATCATTCACGTGGTCGGCCATCGGGATTATCCGGAGGTTTTGCGGCAGCTCGCCGGCCGGAATTATTCTTTTTATAAACCGGTGGAATACATGTATAATATGGGAGAAGCGATCGCGGCGGCCGATCTGGTGGTCAGTCGGGCGGGGGCGACGGCGATCGCCGAGTTTTTAACCCGCGGCTTGCCCATGATCCTGGTCCCTTTCCCTTTTTCAGCCGAAGGGCATCAGGACCTTAACGCTCAAGTTGTGGCGGAAGCGGGGGCCGGTTTATTCATCAAGAACAGCGAGCTGACCCCGGAGAAATTCGCTGTTTTGGTCAACGATCAGACCCTGAATTTAACTAAAATGAAAGGCGCTTGCCGCAGTTTGGCCCGGCCGAATGCGGCGAAAGATATTCTCAATGTCATCGCTTGA
- the ftsW gene encoding putative lipid II flippase FtsW — MPKLKIDYWFLLAVILLSAVGAITIFSASPTMGMKHADLLYYIKRHLFYLLLGAGACLYGFNLDLQKLKKIAFPLFAFSVLLLILVFVPGVGHNISGASRWIDLGILSFQPSELIKFTLTVFIAKLLVEKKGSIGNFINGVLPALLIFGLVAGLIIKQPDLGTVLTLGGAVFAMLFVAGMQYAQFAVLGLLAIITVGLLGVTSPYRMRRFLAFFDPWQDPQGIGFQIIQSLLAVGSGGFMGLGLGASRQKFYYLPQQFTDFIFAILCEETGFLGALAVISLFVLFAHRGFMIALGAKDPFKSLLATGLVAWLTTQALINIMVVVGLVPTTGIPLPFISYGGTATIINLFAVGVILNISKKGTA, encoded by the coding sequence ATGCCGAAACTTAAAATAGATTATTGGTTCCTGCTGGCGGTGATCCTGCTTTCCGCCGTTGGCGCGATAACTATTTTTTCCGCCAGTCCGACCATGGGAATGAAACACGCCGATCTCCTTTATTATATCAAGCGCCATTTGTTTTATCTCTTGCTGGGGGCTGGAGCTTGTCTTTACGGCTTCAACCTCGATCTGCAAAAACTAAAAAAGATTGCTTTTCCGCTTTTTGCCTTTTCCGTTCTTTTATTGATCCTGGTCTTTGTTCCGGGTGTCGGCCATAATATCAGCGGCGCTTCGCGCTGGATCGATCTGGGGATCTTGTCTTTCCAGCCGTCAGAGCTGATCAAGTTTACCCTGACCGTCTTTATCGCTAAACTGCTGGTCGAAAAAAAGGGGAGTATCGGTAATTTTATCAACGGGGTCCTCCCCGCGCTGTTGATCTTCGGCCTGGTCGCCGGCTTGATCATCAAGCAGCCCGATCTGGGGACCGTTTTAACCCTAGGCGGAGCGGTCTTCGCGATGCTATTTGTCGCCGGGATGCAGTATGCGCAATTCGCGGTTTTGGGGCTCCTGGCGATAATTACGGTCGGGCTCCTGGGGGTGACCAGCCCGTACCGGATGAGGCGGTTCCTGGCTTTTTTCGATCCCTGGCAGGATCCGCAGGGGATCGGTTTTCAAATAATTCAATCACTGCTGGCGGTCGGTTCCGGTGGGTTTATGGGGTTGGGATTGGGGGCTTCCCGGCAAAAGTTCTACTATCTGCCGCAACAGTTCACTGATTTTATCTTCGCCATTCTTTGCGAAGAGACCGGGTTCCTGGGGGCGCTGGCGGTGATCTCGCTCTTTGTCCTCTTTGCCCACCGCGGCTTTATGATCGCCCTTGGCGCGAAAGATCCGTTCAAGAGCTTGCTGGCGACCGGCCTCGTCGCCTGGCTGACGACCCAGGCGCTGATCAATATCATGGTCGTGGTTGGCTTAGTCCCGACGACCGGGATTCCTTTGCCCTTCATCAGTTACGGCGGGACCGCTACGATCATTAATCTTTTCGCCGTCGGCGTGATCTTAAATATTTCCAAGAAAGGGACAGCATGA